The genomic interval AAACAAAGAAGCTTTGAACCGAATCTACATGTTATTCCTGTTCTGGTATGAATCAATGACAGAGCGTACGTGACTTGTCCGTGTTCGTCACTGCAGGAGTCACTCGGCTGCTGAGGGTCTGTGACAGTGACATGACTGTCAAAGGCTGttggagaaaagaagaagattttAGAGCTTTACTCGATGAAACGCTGCTAACTTTTCCGTATCACTCAAGATATCCTGACACGTGACGTGTAACCATCTTTACAAACATTGCTCTCTTCCTTCAGACTATCCTATAATTTGTTATCTATAATGATTTTGTATCGACACATTATGTCCCGAATCAGTCGTGCAGCTTTTATGCCTGTTTAGCCAAATGAATGCTTCCTTTTTGCATGAATATACCTCCTTCCGGAATGGAGTGCCGTTAATTAGTCCAATGTCCTTATGAGATTCTTCCCATAGGCTTGTCCACATCTTCCGTTGAAcagctgaaaataagaaaaaaacatccctTTTATCAAGTAAGTTGTCTTTGAAGCTGTGAACCAGCTGACAGCCGTGTTATATTCAGTAGTTTGTAAGTGCAGTTCATTGTACCATGCAGTTAAATTGAGTTAACGCAGATATGGGACAGATAATAATGATTAAACTGTTTGAAGATTTGGAGACATCACTGATACATGGAGTGCTGCTCACCAGGCTTGACAGAAGGGGTGAAGATGTCCATGAAAGGGTCTTCGATTTTGATTGGAGGTCTGATGAAGGTATATTTCGGAGAGTAACTGTTGACTCTGTATTGCTCACTCTCAGGGATCCTCATCCCCTTCGGCGTGCAGCCCATCTTCCCCTGGTGAGTTCTCAGGCCATGGTAGGTGGTGACCTTGGACCAGCCGCAGCAGCCGCAAACCTGGAGGCTCATGTCTGATCTGGTGATTATCTGCAGAAGTCAAAATGCatatttttatctgtttctgttcaggaaAGCACTGGCTCCACGTTTGTAGAACTTGGACTGGACTTGCAGAGCTGAGATCATGAATTAGACAGTAATTAGTCTCCCTCTACTGGCACTGAGTATATCATACAGTGTCGACTCCTTCCTGCTGTaaatcacacacagtgagacacaaCCAGAAAGTAAATCAGCAATTAAGCAGTTAACCTCCAAGAAACCCTCGTCGGGGTCCTTAAGAGGTCTTCTTGAAATGGGATTGAAACAATTTTAATTAATGGAGCAAGCTGTCAGGTGAGatcaaactttattgatcccaggaGCGACATGCAGATAAGCtgaaaattaaatacaaaagTAAGAAAGCTATTTACACTGATAAATATGTTCCACTAATCCAGATCAAAGTGGCACAGATACGGTATACCAGTCGTTTGTCTGGTATGTATGCATTGTTAATTTAAGAAAGCGTCACGTATACATTTAAAATAACATTATGAGAATATGTTTGTATGAACGTGTATGAATATGAAGTACACAATAAACAATATATGAATGACATGAATGATAGACTATAATCGTGGAAGTTCTGTCACgtgatataataataaaaacattttttcttctaTTGTAAAATACTGCAGTCTGACTTTAAACcatttcaataaaacatttatcGTCATCATACTCGGTGGACACTCACACAGTACAACAAGATCTGAACATAACATTCATCAGGGGAGACATTTTACTCGCACTCCTCTTtatgtttcctgtgttgtgtGCACACCCTGAAACCTGTGGTTTACCACCGCAGGCCGGCGGTCCTGCCCCGGCTTCCGTCACACTGTGTCAGGTATCACTATCAATCGAAGTGTTACATAAGCTTTCACAAGTAAACTGATGTCTAACAGGCttatcattaaaataaatcaatcaatgaaaACTTTCTTGCAGAGATAAACTGTTTTTACTACttcttattatttattacttcaactgaatattttaatgttaGGAAACAGGAAGATAAACCACTGAACTCTCACCCGAGAGGTTTTGGGTGTTAAGTTGCGTCGTGGCAGCctttaatgaaaaataacaacagaatcAGACCTGAGATCTGCAGCAGCTTACCTTCAGCTCTCACACCTCGATGCTCCTCTGACTGATCTGTCTTCACTTCCCGTCTCTGTCAGCTCATCCTGAactctttcactttcatttcagccaaAATGATCCTGAGGTTTTCCTGCTAACTGCGCTGGAGTTTAATGCTCTTATGCAACGCTGATCTGTGGCAAGAGTCTCAAAGTTCAGAGTAAAACAATGCACAtctgttttttagtttttttactCTGTACTTTGACACTTTGTCATCCTGTCAGAGGATCTGACATCTGAAGACATTTAAACATGTGAAATGTTCATGATCGAGTAAGAGAAGAGCAGCTTTCCTTTCCAATCAACATCTATCATTTGCATGACAGACTATTAGGCCTACTGTAGGtattaaaaatagataaataaataaaatacagatcCGGAGGAGGAGGGTAATTTGCAGAGAGAAAACCTCTGAATTTCTGATATTAGAGTTGTAAAATGATAAGAAAAAGCTTGAATATTCTTTGAGATTATAGTCACACATTGTGCATATACAATAAAAATTCATAAGtctgaggtaaaaaaaaaaatactaatatagttatttatttatattaaggAACCTTAATTTTCTTTGAACAAATTAAGGATTTTACAATAAATGTACAACTTTAATTTTTAGGGTTTTATTTAATATAAATACTTCagtacacttttttttctttctttcttttctttttttaacaatacACTGTAGGTCTCAGCAAGCTGCCGAACACCAAAATGCTGGAAAGTTAAACTGGAAAATTTGTTCCACAGTcgtttagcatttagctacaGTGCTTAGCCACTGCAGCAGTAGCACAGGCAAACAAGAAGACTCATGAAATCAGTGAGCTGACTGAGCTTTAGATGTATTTATACAAAAAGAGCATATTCTCCATCAGATATgtagaaaaaaaactgcagagcaTGTACATTCaacaacaccccccccccccaaacttAACCCTGCTATTCAGAAGTGTTTCCTGGAAAGGTTGAGCTTTATAAAACACATGATTCATCTGCactatgggaaatgtaggagcTTGACCTACACTAAGAGCTTATTATTTATCCCCTTTAACAAAATGTAGCTTTAACAAAAATGCTAACAGTAACCGTAAACCACTGATGTAGTGGTTAATGGTagataacaataaaaaaaggaaatggctGCAAGTATGttgcacacacaccctcataTTAACGTTTTAATGCATAATTACTGGTATTTTACAGGATCAGCACTTTCAGCATCTCCTTTAAGGTGCAAACTGAAATGGGGTAAATCTCTCCAGTAAAGAAACACCCATTTAAAGAGGCAGATCTGAGACTGTACAAGAAGACGAGACCTTCCTCATAAACGTCAAATACTCCCATGTTTTATGGTTTTCCTTTCAGGGAAAGACAAACTGGCAGTGCTGTCAGGCCTGAGcactctttgttttcattatgtCCAGTTACCCAGTAACTGCTATCAGGGAAGCAAACGTTTCCCCTTGTGGTTTGCATCACCTCTTGCGACACCCAGATCCCATCCCGCCTTGCTGCTGACAACAACCTCCCAGTTTGACTTCTCAGAGGTCAACCTGTGGAGCCCTGGGATGCTGCCAAACCTCCCCGGAGCTTCCTGGTTCTctcctgcagacacaaagcatCTGTGTGCAGTTAACCAGAGGATATAAGTCACATCTGctacacatacatactttcCTTTTGGCCATTATTAGTAActgtaaatgacaaatgaaggcaatacaaaacaaaagtgacatCTAACTGATGGAGTATGGAAGGTCAAGGAACTTCTGCTAAGCATCCTGTACAAGTTTCACCACGTCTGAGAGCACATTGTTCATCTCCAGCCAGTCAAGGTTCCCTTAatttaataaatacatatttctACCTTATGACAGTATGAAAAAAAAGTTGCACAATAAGGGAAAACTTGCTTGTGTCAGGGGAAACCCAAAGTCATGACTGTACAAAGTTTCATCAATTAGTTGAAGCTCCAGCAGGCCTGGCAGACCAGAGATTGATCAGCGGTGCTGTTACATCCCTAAAATAAGAAAACTGGCATTGCTCAAACAAGCAGGGTGCAATCAATGCACTGGTGTTGTACCTATGACCAGGTTTGatccttcttgtctttcttctttggTCGGACTGCTGTTTGCTGGGTAGTGGTCGCTGAAAACATCCGGGCCAGTTCCTTCACCTGAAACATGTTTAACACTCAGTGCACGACTTTATGTATTAAATTTGCAGAATTATGATTTCTTGAAACTAATATTTCACATAGTTTATAAAGTTTCCCCTAACTcacaaaactttgttttttttaaagggagtgTTGATTTGCCACCACCTCAATCTCAGTGAGGACAACAAGAACGCATTCAACGTATCTGGATTCAGATCTCATTTATaaaccaggtgtaaatggggtgtTAGgtagcatgaaaaacagaggcTCTACTACCTGCGATagcttttgtttctgtctgtctttgcccTTCGGGTGGACTGCTGTTTCCTGGATTGTGGTTGCTGAAAACATCCGGGCCAGTTCCTTCACCTGAAACATGATTAACACTCAGTGCAAGACACAAGTAAGTCAGGAACAGTATAAAGGTCCTGTATGAGGTATCAGGTACCTGTGTTCGTTTTTGATCCCCTTTGTCTTGCTCCTTTGGGTGAACTGCTGTATCCTGGGCTGTGGTGGCTGACAGCTTCTGGGATATAGGCTTCACCTGAAAGATAGTAGAACAAGTATCCGACTTATTATGAGTATATTCAACAACTGCCTAGTAACTACCTAAAACTGCCATGCAACCACACCTTACTAACATTTTAACAACCACCTGGAAACATCTCAATGATCATGTAGCAACACATTAGCCTCCACTCCGGACTGCATGGGATTGACTTTTAGTGGTGAATTACTAACTCATACAAATGACTCCCATACAAATTACaactgatatatatatatttatatatacaggCTCTACTACCTGCgattgtctttgttcttctctgtctttgcccTTTGGTTGGACTGCTGTTCTCTGGGATGTGGTCACTGAAAACATCCGGGTCAGGTCCTTCACCTGAAACATGATTAACGCTCAATCTAAGATGCAGTCAGTCATGAACAGTATAAAGGTCGTGTATGAGGCTCAATGTGTTAAAGAAGTTGTTGCTAACATCCGAACAAGTCAAAAATCAGCTGTACCTTCAAACCAGTGGAGAAATCTGGGCTCTGTGCAGCTTCACACGCTGTTGAAGGAGAAGATTTTGACTGTCAACCACATTTTCTTACTTGTACTGATTATTAATGAACCATaatactgtacagacatgattTAGGATCCTCCTCAGTTGTGGCTTGTGCTGATGCTGGATTCATTTGGGTGGTGACTCTTGTTGGCTCCGGCACATTCTGTCAGAGAAAGGTAGAAGGTTTACAATATTTCAAGCATTTGCTATagaacaaaatgctgctgtttacCTCACAGGCTCTCTCCACTTGTCTGACTTCACTCACTTTTTCCTTTCTCAGCTGCGGTTTTGGTGgtaatgcaggtttaaatttCCTTTGGCTTGCCTTGaatggaagcacacacacagtgcatgaacacacatggaTATAATGAACATCTTGTCAGTGAACAGTGTCGTATACAAAgtggctgtttgtttgaaacCGACAAAAATGCTGCAGGTGAAGCAAAAATCAATGGTCTTAAACAGTCATACCCGTGACAATGTTTGATCCTCCCTGTATTTCTTCTTAGGCTTGACTGCTGTTGCCACAGGTGGAGTTGTTGGACGCTCCCTGCTAGATCTCTTCACCTGAAAGATGTCAGTCAATTTACACATCGCTCTTCCAAGCAACCAAGCATGTATCAATAAAGAAACTAGGCTAGAAATGGACCATGTTGGTAAGAGAATCCCAAAACCCCTCTGACAATTTGACAGGGTCCAGatatcttgttttgtccaaccaacagtctaaaaaacaaactggagaggctgaaaacagcacCTCTTGCTTGGAAAGTGATTCATGTCTGTAGATAACTTCATTGCAACCATCTAAAGCTATTTGTCAGTCTGGACCAACGTGGTGGACCAACCAATGGACACAGCCATGGGTACAACACAGCAGAGGCACCCGGGCTGTACCTGAGATAGTTTTTGATCCTCCCTGTCCTTCTCCTTCGGTTGGACTGCTCTTTCCTGGGCTGTGGCGGCTGAAGCCTTCTGGGCTACATGCTTCACCTGAAAGAATGAAACAGGGAAACATTTCTGTATTCTGGCAAAGCCTCTCCCATGAGGCCCCTCAGTGAGCTCAACTATAAGATTTACAGAGTCGACTACCTCTGATGGCTtttgttcctctctgtgtttcctctttgcttgctctgctgtttcctgggtcatggaagctgaaaacatctggGCCAGTTCCTTCACCTGAAACACGTTGAACATTCAGTGAAAGGCAAGTCAGACCCCAAATGATAACATCATGACCTTTACTGCGCTATCAGCATTGGTTTATGCACCCAAGGCAAAATCCTGCTGATCAGGTACCTTCATGCCGGTGGAGAAATCAGGTTGTGCAGTGTCACAAACTGTAGAGAAGAATACAGCAGTTTCTTAATTTTCTTGATTATTGAGTTATTTCCTGTGCTGAGTGAAACCATGCTACTACATACCTGATTTGTTATCCTCCGTTGTTGtggtctctgctgctgaattaATTTGGGTGGTGGTACTCGTTGAATCTGTGACACTCTGTCAGATAAACAGTACACTGTAATTTGTGACACGACTTTTCCAGCACTTCTCCAGGTGGTTTCACACCGTTCATCATTTCTATGGCTTGTTCTTTCACATTAATAAGGTTTTCCTTGAAGCAAAGACTAATCTCATGCCTTCAGCATCCACCATCAGTTTCATTTTAGTGTAAGTTCAAAGAGAATtcaagtcattttcttttttaggtGGCAGCAACAACAGTGTCGTATAGTTCGTTTTATATTATGataagaaaaagaataaaatgctgctgtttacCTCACGGGCTCTCTCCACTTGTCTGACTTCACTCACTTTTTCCTTTCTCAGCTGCGGTTTCGGCGGTAATGCAGGTTTAACTTTCCTTTGGCTTGCCTTGAATggaagtacacacacagtgcatgaacacacatggaTATAATGGACATCTTGTCAGTGAACAGTGTCGTATACAAAGTagctgtttgtttgaaaccGACAAAAATGCTGCAGGTGAAGCAAAAATCAATGGTCGTAAACAGTCATACCTGTGACAATGTTTGACCCTCCCTGTATTTCTTCTTAGGCTTGACTGCTGTTGCCACAGGTGGAGTTGTTGGACGCTCCCTGCTAGATCTCTTCACCTGAAAGATGTCAGTCAATTTACACATCACTCTTCCAAGCAACCAAGCATGTATCAATAAAGAAACTAGGCTAGAAATGGACCATGTTGGTAAGAGAATCCCAAAACCCCTCTGACAATTTGACAGGGTCCAGatatcttgttttgtccaaccaacagtctaaaaaacaaactggagaggctgaaaacagcacCTCTTGCTTGGAAAGTGATTCATGTCTGTAGATAACTTCACTGCAACCATCTAAAGCTATTTGTCAGTCTGGACCAACGTGGTGGACCAACCATTGGACACAGCCATGGGTACAATACAGCAGAGGCACCCGGGCTGTACCTGTGATAGTTTTTGATCCTCCCTGTCCTTCTCCTTCGGTTGGACTGCTCTTTCCTGGGCTGTGGCGGCTGAAGCCTTCTGGGCTACATGCTTCACCTGAAAGAATGAAACAGGGAAACATTTCTGTATTCTGGCAAAGCCTCTCCCATGAGGCCCCTCAGTGAGTTCAACTATAAGATTTACAGAGTCGACTACCTCTGATGGCTtttgttcctctctgtgtttcctctttgcttgctctgctgtttcctggGTCGTGGGAGCTGAAAACATCTGGGCCAGTTCCTTCACCTGAAACACGTTGAACATTCAGTGAAAGGCAAGTCAGACCCCAATGATAACATCATGACCTTTACTGCGCTATCAGCTTTGGTTTATGCACCAAAGTCAAAATCCTGCTGATCAGGTACCTTCATGCCGGTGGAGAAATCAGGTTGTGCAGTGTCACAAACTGTAGAGAAGAATACAGCAGTTTCTTAATTTTCTTGATTATTGAGTTATTTCCTGTGCTGAATGAAACCATGCTACTACATACCTGATTTGTTATCCTCCGTTGTTGtggtctctgctgctgaattaATTTGAGTGGTGGTACTCGTTGAATCTGGGTCACTCTGTCAGATAAACAGTACACTGTAATTTGTGACATGACTTTTCCAGGTGGTTTCACACTGTTCATCATTTCTATGGCTTGTTCTTTCACATTAATAAGGTTTTCCTTGAAGCAAAGACTAATCTCATGCCTTCAGCATCCACCATCAGTTTCATTTTAGTGTAAGTTCAAAGAGAATtcaagtcattttcttttttaagtggCAGCAACAACAGTGTTGTATAGtactttttatatatttatgatGCGAAAAAGATGTTGTGTCTGATTTCACTCACCTTTTCCTTTCTCAGCTGCAGTTTCGGCAGTAATTCAGGATTaactttcctttcctctgtaTGCTGTATTTGGGGTTTAAGACAGGACAACAATCACAGAAAGACCCGCTGAGCAACTGAAAATATAATCAAGAGTCTTCAACAGTAAATGGTCGAGTTATAACAGTAGTACCTGTGACAATGATTGATCCTCCCTGTCTTTCTTCTTGACTGGAGGTGGAGTTGTTGGACGCTCCCCACTAGGTCTGTTCACCTGAAAGATGTCAATCAATTTACACATCGCTCTTCCAAACAACCAGACATGTAACAATAAAGAAACTAGGCCAGAAAAGGACCATGTTGGTAAGAGAATCCAAGCAAATCTGCTTTACCTGCAGCCCAGTGGACAAATCATGTGGCTTTGTGGCTCTTTGAGAAGACCTTTGTGGCATTTCTAAAGCTGTAATGAAAGGAGATGATCAGTGTCACCTTGAGCTGTATTATTTTTCAGATTGATTTTCTCAATATTTTCTTGAATGAAGTGTAATTCGGGTTCTTTGCGTACGTGATCTGGGCTCCTCCTTGACTCTGGCTGCTGTAGTTGCAGAGTCGGTACAACTGTTGATGCTCcaatttcctgtcatctctctatGGTCTGCTGGCTAAtgaagatataaaaaaaatgcttcaaatatactattaattgcttaatttaaaatgtaatgcCTACAGAAAAGAATACCTGTGATGATGCTTGGTGCTCCTTTGGTCGGACTACTGTTACAGGCGGTGTTGGTGTTTGATGCTCCTTGACTGGTCTATTCACCTGAAAGATGTTCATTTCATATAATAttaattttcatcttttttacaTCCAGGTCAGAGAAATTGAACTGATCTGCTTTACCTGCACACCATCGTAGACATCATGCTGCAGATGATGTGACTTTGGCTTTGTGGCTGTTTGAGTAGAGTGAGAAGAGGCAAaatctgcagtgaaaagagATGGTCAGTCCCAGTTTTagctgcttcatttttcagaccaGTTTCCAAAATCTTGTTGTGACTGATCTATTATCGGGTACATACTTGATTTGCACTCCTCCTTGTCTGTGGTTGTCATTGCTGCAGAGCTGGTATAGACATTGGTGCTTGGTGGTgatgctgcagtctgtcaggtTAAGGTTTAAAGTTGAAAATAAGTTGATATTATTTATATCAAGGTCACAGTAATGATTGCAACTGTTCATTTTACTGCTGAATGAATCCAGTAAATGATAAATTAGTCCATAGCCAAGatagctgctctgtgaagctgcacaAAAATAGGTGGGTTTTGGACATGAGGCTagcatcaacatgctaacatgcgcCCAACTGCAATGCTAATGTGCATCCTTGTGTagtgtattagcatgctaacattttctaacTAGCATTAACACAGAGTTGggctgaggctgatgaatgCCATTATTACAAATGATAGTTCTGAGCTGACGATGGGGTAAGATCACAAAATCACCAATCTGttcaatagttgttgagatctttcagtctgaaccaaagtgatGAACCAATCGACAGAGAGACTTTCATCGCTGAGAGCCACAGCACTAGTATGGCTAAAAAAAGCCCTTTTTCTAACTGAATTTAAACTGGTTGTCACTGATAAAACATCTAACTCCTTCTTGACCGTGGTTCTCTTAGCAGGCTGCTCTCTCTCTGGGATCCTcataccctaaccctaaactgCCAAGCCTTCATGGTAATTTaccttcttttttctccattcGTCTTCCGTAGAAACAACCTCCTCGTGACCTTCGTCCATGCACTGCAGACAGGCCCTCTCATCCAAATTCTTCACAGGCTCCACCAGCGTGTGGCCCGTCAGGTTGCCAGTGGAAGAGTGATTCTCCAGGTGGGTTGAAGAGTACGAGGCAAGACCCAAAAGGCAGGACTCCTTAGGCTCTGTGTAAATGTCAcattcctcctcatcttccacCTCCGCTGCCTTTTTTATCTGCTCGACAATGTTTCTCAGGGTGATGTTTACATCTGGGGTTTTGCTCTGATGCCTCTTGCATATGGGACACAACGAGTCATTGACCTTCATGTTGCTTTCCACACATTCCTTACAAAAGGAATGGCCACAAGCAGTAGTGACAGGGTCCACAAATAAATCGATGCAGATGGGGCACATTAGCTCCTCCTCCAGTGCGCAGGTCTCGTTGGGTGATGCTTGAGCCATATCTGCTTAAAGAGAGCGCCATGAGAAGAagtgttcagatcctttactgaagtaaaaatactaacaacacaatgagaaaatactccattacagctttgtgatgatgcacTTTCCAGCTAATGCAATAAATAGTTAATTTGTCTTAaagaggagaattttctcaacccaaAAAGGAAAACTCCATCCTTCAGTTCCCGAATCACCAAATGTCAACATACGTGTTTTTCACTGGACGAGCAGGGTATGAAAAgctgtaatctgaaaagtaactagtaactaaagctgtcagacaaatgcagtggagtaaaaaaacacagtatttgtctctgagatgcagtggagcagaagtataaagctacataaaatggaaaaactcaagTACAAGCATCTCAAATTTGCaattaagtacagtacttgagtaattGTACTCAGTTACATCCCACCACTGCTGGTTGATTCAGAGCATGCGCACCTCTTTTCACTTGCATCCGGTAACACTTGCTATATATGTACTGCAAGCAGAAGCGAAAGTTTTTCTGTACTTTGCTTGACtattttaattttgtgcttctttctgtttgtgctcCACTACAACAGGGAAATATTGCACTACTACTAGTACTTTACAGACTTAGACACTGTATTACGGTgaataaaatctgaaatgaatTTCTGCCTCATCCAGGAAACTGTCGCCTATTTCAACTAACCCTCCGCCTTTTCAATAAAAACCATTAATTTCATCCTCTGGAATGTAAACTTCCTAATTAAATGTATCAATCAGCATTTGTTCTGTAACTCTATGCTTAGAAAAATAATCTACTGCACCACTACAATTTTTATACTTAGGTTATTACATATTACACTGCATAATAATCAGTTCAGTGTGTTGATGGAGCTGTAAAGGCTGATGAGATGTTTCttatcaaatcaaattaaagcaCAAAAATCTCTCTGTGGTCTCCTTAATCTCCGTTATTTTGAACGACCTCATGTCAGCAGCACTTAAGCCGACTTGAAAAAGCTTGCGCTCTGCACACAGTCCTTCATTGGCATTCagattttcaaagaaaaaagattgaAGATTTAAGAAAACGTGCTGATGTGTTGCCTACCTTGTGGTCTTCTTCTGTCTTGTGTTGCCGCCCTGCCtctaaaatatttcctttattGCACTGTGATGTTTGGCGGGttcactttttctgctttcagtttcatttccaaaaacGCGCCATCCGCCCTCACTCAGCGCCGCCCTGAATGACTCACTGCAGAGGGGATTCTCCTCTAACTGAGTCCAGACGTGCTTCAGCCACACTGACAGACCGGATCCGGTGGTGGATTACAGAGGTCACACATAtttgcagaagaaaaaagaaaccagatgtaatttgaaaatgttcattttatttagaCTTTTTGATTGAAACATGTAATAACAGCATATTTTGTAAATAATCAGGCTTCAttctgcatgtacacacacacacacacacacacaacttcacaTTTCATGCCCAGAAGAATAAGTTGATGTTCCCTCATCACAGCGTTGCCGACTCTCACAAGACAAATAAGTGACTGCAGCTTCAAAAACAAGGCCAAAATTGTGCCATAAACTTTTGCCGTGTCTTGGTtgggtgaagcagctgtcaatcaaactgacagaagcattaTGTGTGTaccagagaaagagaaaacagctgtggatgcgctataacattaaaagcaaatgcaagaggtGTGTAAACTTCATCAAATAACATGTTGCGTTGTGACTCCAGGGCAACAAGGCTTGTTGATTTCATATATCTGCACACCTTACTGCGTATTCATCGTGTCTTTTCCACCCACACTTCAAAATAATTTTGCTGGTTTCTCTATTGTTCATTTCTTCATACTACCACTAACCACAAATTCCCCAAAAATAGATTCAACCAAGCACAAC from Chaetodon auriga isolate fChaAug3 chromosome 24, fChaAug3.hap1, whole genome shotgun sequence carries:
- the LOC143317444 gene encoding LOW QUALITY PROTEIN: uncharacterized protein LOC143317444 (The sequence of the model RefSeq protein was modified relative to this genomic sequence to represent the inferred CDS: substituted 1 base at 1 genomic stop codon) codes for the protein MAQASPNETCALEEELMCPICIDLFVDPVTTACGHSFCKECVESNMKVNDSLCPICKRHQSKTPDVNITLRNIVEQIKKAAEVEDEEECDIYTEPKESCLLGLASYSSTHLENHSSTGNLTGHTLVEPVKNLDERACLQCMDEGHEEVVSTEDEWRKKKTAASPPSTNVYTSSAAMTTTDKEECKSNFASSHSTQTATKPKSHHLQHDVYDGVQVNRPVKEHQTPTPPVTVVRPKEHQASSQPADHREMTGNWSINSCTDSATTAARVKEEPRSPLEMPQRSSQRATKPHDLSTGLQVNRPSGERPTTPPPVKKKDREDQSLSQHTEERKVNPELLPKLQLRKEKSDPDSTSTTTQINSAAETTTTEDNKSVCDTAQPDFSTGMKVKELAQMFSAPTTQETAEQAKRKHREEQKPSEVKHVAQKASAATAQERAVQPKEKDREDQKLSQVKRSSRERPTTPPVATAVKPKKKYREGQTLSQASQRKVKPALPPKPQLRKEKVSEVRQVERARESVTDSTSTTTQINSAAETTTTEDNKSVCDTAQPDFSTGMKVKELAQMFSASMTQETAEQAKRKHREEQKPSEVKHVAQKASAATAQERAVQPKEKDREDQKLSQVKRSSRERPTTPPVATAVKPKKKYREDQTLSRASQRKFKPALPPKPQLRKEKNVPEPTRVTTQMNPASAQATTEEDPKSSCEAAQSPDFSTGLKVKDLTRMFSVTTSQRTAVQPKGKDREEQRQSQVKPISQKLSATTAQDTAVHPKEQDKGDQKRTQVKELARMFSATTIQETAVHPKGKDRQKQKLSQVKELARMFSATTTQQTAVRPKKKDKKDQTWISQRSIEVXELKIITRSDMSLQVCGCCGWSKVTTYHGLRTHQGKMGCTPKGMRIPESEQYRVNSYSPKYTFIRPPIKIEDPFMDIFTPSVKPAVQRKMWTSLWEESHKDIGLINGTPFRKEPLTVMSLSQTLSSRVTPAVTNTDKSLFETPQRSHQTATRARRELDFSVGAPQVPQLVWDPLTTTVQEAAVRLKEEVKEAEKLIKARKDRIKADLLQKIQMREQNIAEVRSSVKACKGSLDAEWMEINNVFSEVMRVVEDARQKALRPLEERRDRVKREEQDLLQKLQKEINKLKQTIDELDKNPNLQVSPPAGLDESQDWKKVTVDSPFPLGSLKTETSHMMERILQKLEKLSSVELKRIPTFAVDVKLDQTTAHQCLVLSPDGKQVRDGGQTQRVPDSPGRFDMFGSVLGLNRLAFGKSYWEVEVGNKTGWDLGVARRNANRKGKLSLTPDNGYWVTVHYEDEKYAALTAPAVSLSLTAKPQKVGVFVDYEEGLVSFYDVKTQTHIYSFTECLFSDELLPYFSPHLKRNGKNSDPLIISDVMKQK